In the genome of Thermodesulfovibrio thiophilus DSM 17215, the window CATCTTTCCACTTAACATTCACTTTTGAAAGTCTCTGTTCTGAAATTGACATAAAAATATCAATTATGTCTGTTTCAAGTCTTGGAAGTATTACCTGAGTTTCAGGATCACCAAATCTACAGTTAAATTCAAGCACATAAGGTTTACCATTGACAATCATTAAACCTGCATAAAGAATTCCTTTATAGATAATACCTTCTGCCCTCAACCCCATAATAGTAGGTTGTATCACTGTTTCAAGAATTTCTTTTTCAAGTTCAGGAGTAATTATGGGATTTGGACTAAATGTTCCCATACCTCCTGTGTTTGGACCTTCATCATTGTCAAGAAGTCTTTTATGGTCCTTTGATGTAACCATTGGAATAATGGTTTTACCATCTGTAAATACCAAATATGAAACTTCCTGCCCCTGTAAGCATTCCTCAATTACAACTCTATCTCCAGCAGGTCCAAATACTTTTTCCTTCATTATCAATTTTAAAGCATCCATGGCCTCATCATGAGTTTTAGCTATAAAAACTCCTTTACCAGCCGCGAGTCCATCAGCTTTTATAACTATCGGAGCACCTTTAAGTCGTATGTATTCTTCAGCATATGTGTAGGAGTTAAAAACTTGATAGTTTGCAGTGGGAATTTTATATCGCTTCATGAACTCTTTTGCGAATACCTTACTGCCTTCAATCTGAGCTCCTGCTTTTGTTGGTCCAATAATTTTTCTCCCTTCCTTCAAAAATAAATCAACAATTCCCTTTGCAAGAGGTTCTTCAGGTCCAACAACTGTAAGGTCAATCCATTCGTATTTAACAAAATCTACAAAAGTTGATAAATTTTTGCTTTCAACTTCTATACATTCAGATATTTCTGATATGCCTGCATTTCCAGGAGCACAGTAAATCCTATCCACAACTCTTGATTGACTTAGCTTCCATATAATGGCATGTTCCCTTCCTCCAGAGCCTATAACAAGAACTTTCATTTTCGTTCCTCCTCGGTCTTCTTAACTAACCAGTAAATAATTCCGATAACAAGAACTGAAGCTACAAGAGTTGCAATAAAGTCAATAGAATCGTGTTTTAATGTTGATATCATTACTTCTCTTATATTCGTAACCAATGCAACACCGACAAAAACACTAATTTTAAATTTACCACCTCTAAGATGTGCAATTTCTGTATTTATAAGTTCAAGCATAACCCACAGTATAAGGACCGAACCCAGAGCTGTTACAATTGTCTGGTCCAGTTTGCCTGTGAAAATTTCATATATATCTCTTCCGCATAGATATATTACCGCTCCTGTAAGAAACATCAAACCCAATATAAGCACCACACTTGTAATGTTTGCAAAAGTTTCACCAAATTTTACCACTCTGCTTTTTGCTCTATAAGCTAAAGAATACCCTTTTATTTCTTCTTCTAAATAAGCAGATGTGATGATGTCAAGATTCATGTCGAGAATTTTATTTAAAGAAATAATGTATTTTTGTCTTTCTTTATCAGATTCTATTTCTTCACAAAGAATATCCACACATATATTTCTAACAATATCTATAGATCGATTAGTAAAATGCGGGTCAACTCCAACTTTTTCATGCTTCTGTCCTATTTTTATTATAGAATCATAAAAAAAGTTATCGTACTTACCTGAAAAAAGATTGATAAACCATAAACGCACCAGCTTCATCACATGTTTAATTAAAGAATCACTCTTAAAAACTTTTTTAGCCGAATCAGTAGCATTTACCCATTGATATAACGCATCGACAACTCTGTCAACTCTCTGTTCCATAATAGACCTGAGTTGTACAAGTCTGAGTTCATCTTCTGTTGTGAAATAATAATTGGCTTTGATTTCTCTAAATGTTCTCATCAGTGTCTGAAATGTCTTATTCCTGTAAATATCATTGCCATATTATACTGATCTGCAGCATCAATAACTTCCTGATCTCTTAAAGAACCACCTGGCTGAATTACTGCTGTAACACCATTCTGAGCTAATACATCAATATTATCTCTGAATGGAAAAAATCCATCTGAAGCAACAACTGTATCTTTTAGTGTGCTTAATGCATGCATTGCTCCAATTTTTGCTGAAAATACTCTGCTTGTCTGTCCAATCCCCAATCCAACTGTTTTATCTTCTTTTGCATAAACAATGGCATTTGATTTTACATGTTTGCATACCTTCCATGCAAAAAGTAAAGCTTTCAATTCATCATCTGTTGGTTTTCTCTTTGTTACCACTCTTATGTTTGTAAATTCATCACTGACCTTATCCCATTCCTGCACTATAAATCCTCCAAGAATTCTCTTTAAATCAAAACCAGATGGATTAATTCCCTGTGAAAGATTTTTAAATCTAAGAAGTCTTAGATTTTTCTTTGACGCAAAAATCTTAAGGGCATCGATATCAAACTCTGGGGCTACTATAACTTCATAAAAACTCTGAATTACTTCTTGTGCTGTTTTACTGTCAACGGTTCTGTTAAAAACAATTATCCCTCCAAAAGCACTTATAGGGTCACATTCAAACGCTTTTTTATAAGCAGTGTGAATACTCTCTCCAATTGCCACTCCACATGGATTGTTATGTTTTACAATGGCACATACTGGCTCATTAAATTCGGAAGCAAGAAACACCGCTGAGTGTGTATCAAGATAGTTATTGAATGACATCTCTTTACCCTGAAGAACCTCTGCGTCTATTAAAGATGGAGTTTCATTTATGCTATAAAGAGCTGCTTTTTGATGTGGATTTTCTCCATAGCGTAAAACCCTTATCATTTTAAGTGGCATTGTCCATTCTTCTTTAAAATCTTTAAAACTGGTTGTTTTATCAAAATAATCTGATATCAAAGCATCATATCTTGCTGTGTGAGAAAAAACTTTTTTTGCAAGCTCGAATCTTCTTTCAGTAGATATTTCACCTTTTTTAATTTCTTCAATTACTGAAGAATAATCATCAGGATCAACCAGAACAATTACATGTTTATAATTTTTTGCAGCTGCTCTTAAAAGTGTGGGTCCACCAATATCAATATTTTCTATTACCTCATCCAGACTAACACTTTCTTTTTTTATCGTTGCTTCGAATGGATATAAATTAACAACAACCATATCTATTGGTTTTATGCCAAGTCGTTGCATTGTTTCTATATCTTCAGAGGTATCTCTTCTTGCAAGAATGCCTCCATGAACAAGTGGATGAAGTGTTTTAACTCTTCCATCCATTATTTCAGGAAATCCGGTATAATCTGAAACATCAGTTACATCTATTCCAGCATCCCTGAGTAATTTTGCTGTTCCACCTGTAGAAAGGATATCAATACCAGCACTGGTAAGTTCTTTTGCAAAATCAACAATACCCTTTTTGTCGGAAACACTGATTAATGCCCTTTTAATCACCCCTGCACCTCCCTGTGATACTCCTGTAACGATTTTATACTGATAGGTTTTTCTTTTAGTCTTTTTATGGCTTTAATTATTGCATTTGCTGCAGAAACTGTTGTTGCATATGGAATTTTATACTGTAAAGCACCTCGTCTAAGATACATTGAATCTTTCTGAGCCTGTTTACCAAACACTGTATTTACTATAAAATTAAGTTGTCTGTTTTTTATAAGGTCAAGTACATTTGGACGCCCTTCCTGCAGTTTGTTGACAATTTCCACAGTTAATCCATTTTCTTTTAAATATTTAGCTGTTCCACGAGTTGCTATAACTGTAAAACCAAGATTAATAAATTCTTTGGTAATCGGAATAATATGTGGCTTATCTTTATCCTTGACACTGATAAAAACACTGCCACTTAATGGAATCTTACCCATTGCACTCATCTGTGCTTTAGCATATGCAAGTCCAAAGTCTTCATCTATCCCCATTACTTCTCCTGT includes:
- the purD gene encoding phosphoribosylamine--glycine ligase, which encodes MKVLVIGSGGREHAIIWKLSQSRVVDRIYCAPGNAGISEISECIEVESKNLSTFVDFVKYEWIDLTVVGPEEPLAKGIVDLFLKEGRKIIGPTKAGAQIEGSKVFAKEFMKRYKIPTANYQVFNSYTYAEEYIRLKGAPIVIKADGLAAGKGVFIAKTHDEAMDALKLIMKEKVFGPAGDRVVIEECLQGQEVSYLVFTDGKTIIPMVTSKDHKRLLDNDEGPNTGGMGTFSPNPIITPELEKEILETVIQPTIMGLRAEGIIYKGILYAGLMIVNGKPYVLEFNCRFGDPETQVILPRLETDIIDIFMSISEQRLSKVNVKWKDEASLCVILASHGYPGTYKKGIPISGLEMVKRLKDVMVFHSGTGFDEEGKIVTNGGRVLGITALGQDLKDARNKVYSAIELIHFDGMQYRKDIGLTV
- a CDS encoding protoglobin domain-containing protein, which gives rise to MRTFREIKANYYFTTEDELRLVQLRSIMEQRVDRVVDALYQWVNATDSAKKVFKSDSLIKHVMKLVRLWFINLFSGKYDNFFYDSIIKIGQKHEKVGVDPHFTNRSIDIVRNICVDILCEEIESDKERQKYIISLNKILDMNLDIITSAYLEEEIKGYSLAYRAKSRVVKFGETFANITSVVLILGLMFLTGAVIYLCGRDIYEIFTGKLDQTIVTALGSVLILWVMLELINTEIAHLRGGKFKISVFVGVALVTNIREVMISTLKHDSIDFIATLVASVLVIGIIYWLVKKTEEERK
- the purH gene encoding bifunctional phosphoribosylaminoimidazolecarboxamide formyltransferase/IMP cyclohydrolase, which codes for MIKRALISVSDKKGIVDFAKELTSAGIDILSTGGTAKLLRDAGIDVTDVSDYTGFPEIMDGRVKTLHPLVHGGILARRDTSEDIETMQRLGIKPIDMVVVNLYPFEATIKKESVSLDEVIENIDIGGPTLLRAAAKNYKHVIVLVDPDDYSSVIEEIKKGEISTERRFELAKKVFSHTARYDALISDYFDKTTSFKDFKEEWTMPLKMIRVLRYGENPHQKAALYSINETPSLIDAEVLQGKEMSFNNYLDTHSAVFLASEFNEPVCAIVKHNNPCGVAIGESIHTAYKKAFECDPISAFGGIIVFNRTVDSKTAQEVIQSFYEVIVAPEFDIDALKIFASKKNLRLLRFKNLSQGINPSGFDLKRILGGFIVQEWDKVSDEFTNIRVVTKRKPTDDELKALLFAWKVCKHVKSNAIVYAKEDKTVGLGIGQTSRVFSAKIGAMHALSTLKDTVVASDGFFPFRDNIDVLAQNGVTAVIQPGGSLRDQEVIDAADQYNMAMIFTGIRHFRH